The Microcella flavibacter DNA segment GCGGCTGGAGCTCCTGGGCATCGACTCCGGGCACGAACCGCGGCCCCGCGCCGTCGATGAGGTCCTGCTGGCTCCCGGCAACAGGGCGGATCTCCTGGTGACGATGCAGGCCGGAAGTGCCCAGCTGCGCACACTCGGCTACGACCGGGGCGCCGCCATGATGGGCGGGATGATGGCCGGCGGGGGCAGCTCCTCCGGCCCGGCGCTGCTCGCCTTCGTCGAAGTTCGCGGGCCCGACGCCGCGGTGCTGCCCGCCGTGCCCCCGCGCGCGCCCGACGCCGACCTGCGCTCCCGCACTCCCGACGCGCTGCGCGAGATCTCCTTCACCATGACCATGGGGATGGGCATGCCGCAGCAGGGCGGGATGATGGCCCTGGGTTTCGACGGGCGCGCATTCGACGCGGGGCGCATCGATCAGCGCGTCGGCGCGGAGACCGTGGAGGAGTGGACGATCCGCAACCCCACGCCGATGGATCATCCGTTCCACCTGCACGTCTGGCCGATGCAGCTGATCCAGGTGAACGGATCGGCGATCGACGGCACCCAGTGGCGGGACGTCGTGAACGTCCCGGCTCAGGGCTCGGTCGTGGTGCGCATCGACTTCGCACGGTTCACGGGCCTCACGGTCTACCACTGCCACATCCTCGATCACGAGGACCTAGGGATGATGGGAACGGTCAAGGCTGCATGAGCGGCGGCCAGCTGCTGGACACCGAGGTTCGCTACCTCACCGAAGACGACGAGTCGATCGATAGCCGGAGCGTTCGACCAGTTCAAGTCCGGTGGGCGACGGACCTAATTTCGTCCCCACCCTCCAATCAGTCACTCGGGCGTGCAATCCGCGCCTTCTTCGTTACCCGACGACGGACGCGGGCACTTCAGCACACATCCCCTGCAAGCTGACGCCCGAGCAGGCCGAACGGGTGCGCGAGCGCTACGTCGCAAGGGCTGTCTGCTGTCGATGCCGCGCGGTGAGATAGAGCCGGTGCGCGGTGATGACGACCGCGAGCCAGCCCACTCCCAACATCCATGCGACGAGCACGTCGGTGAACCAGTGGTGGCCGAGGTAGATGCGGCTGATGCCGATGCTGACGGCGAACACCACGGCCACGGCGATGGTCGCGACCTGGACGACACGGCTCGACTGCCGCAGGAGCAGCATGTAGGCGATCGCGCCCGCAATCGCTGTGGCGTTGAGCGTGTGCCCACTTGGGAACGAGGGCGAATGCTCGAACGGTGGCACGGCGTCGTTGAACCCGGGCCGCACCCGCGCGACGAGTCCCTTGCCGACGACCGTCATCAGCAGCGATCCCACGCCCGCGGCCCCGATGATCAGAACCGGCGCCCAGTTGCGGCGACGCAGCGTCAGCACGACGATGGCGAGCACGGCGATGATCGGCATCACGATCACGCCGCCGATGTTCGTGTACCACGTCACCGCCGTATCGAGCCACGGCGACCTAACCGTCACGAACGCCGCGAGCACCGGACGGTCCAAGCCTGCGACGCCGTCGGATTCTGTCACCGCGTCGTAGACCCAGGCCGCCGCGAGCGTCGCGAGCGCTGCGACCACCGCGCCGACCGCCAGGATGAGGACGAGAGCCGCGTGAGGCCCGAGCAGCTCGCTCAGGCGGTGGACCATCAAAGCGCCGACCCGGCCGGCGCGCGACGGCCAACGGGTCAGATCCTTCGTGCCCAGGTGGCGCTCGACCTCGACTTCCGCGTCGGGACCCGTCTGCTTCGGGTCCTCGCGATCCCGCTGCATCGATGCTCCTGTCCGCCGGCCTGGAGCGATCCTGGCACGGCGTTCCCGATCGAGCACGCCTGCGGCGCTCGCACCTGAGAGCGCTCTCAGGTGGTCTCAGAGTCGCCACAGTGCCGGACCGGGAGTCTCATCACATCGACTCGATCACAGGGTCGGCCCGGACCGGCAAGGGTTCGGAAACCGAACAGGAGCACACCATGAAGAACCTCAAGAAGAAGGCAGCCGTGACCGGCATCATCGCCACGACGCTCGCCTTCGGTGGAGCCGGCCTCGCCATGGCGGCGAACCCCGACAGCACGCAGCCGTCGTCCTCGGCGACCGACGAGCAGGAACCGTCGTACACGGGCACCGTGCAGGCGCCGCAGGACGCGACCTCCCCCGACGGCACCGACACGGAGCTGTCCGAGGCCGACGAGGCCGCGAGCCTGCAGAGCCTCGCCACGGTCACGCCCGAGGAGGCGACGGCAGCAGCGCTCGCAGCGGTGCCCGGCACCGCCGGCGACGCGACGCTCGAGGACGAGAACGGCTACGTCGTCTACGAGGTCCAGGTGACCGCGGCCGACGGCTCCGTGATCGAGGTCAAGGTCGACGCCGGCGACGCGAGCGTGCTCGCGCAGGAGGCTGACGAGCCCGAGTGCACCGACGAGGCCACCGAGAACGGCACCGAGCAGCAGGACGAGACGGGCGAGAACGGCGCCGAAGACCCCAACACCTGACCCCCGACCACCGCCGGCGGAGCAACGCGCTCCGCCGGCGCTGTCGCACGCTCAGCGTCAGTCCGATGAATCAGGAGAATCACACGTGCCCGACGTCTTCCTCGCAGGCCTGCTCGACCCGGTCTCGCTCCTCA contains these protein-coding regions:
- a CDS encoding phosphatase PAP2 family protein, whose translation is MQRDREDPKQTGPDAEVEVERHLGTKDLTRWPSRAGRVGALMVHRLSELLGPHAALVLILAVGAVVAALATLAAAWVYDAVTESDGVAGLDRPVLAAFVTVRSPWLDTAVTWYTNIGGVIVMPIIAVLAIVVLTLRRRNWAPVLIIGAAGVGSLLMTVVGKGLVARVRPGFNDAVPPFEHSPSFPSGHTLNATAIAGAIAYMLLLRQSSRVVQVATIAVAVVFAVSIGISRIYLGHHWFTDVLVAWMLGVGWLAVVITAHRLYLTARHRQQTALAT
- a CDS encoding PepSY domain-containing protein, translating into MKNLKKKAAVTGIIATTLAFGGAGLAMAANPDSTQPSSSATDEQEPSYTGTVQAPQDATSPDGTDTELSEADEAASLQSLATVTPEEATAAALAAVPGTAGDATLEDENGYVVYEVQVTAADGSVIEVKVDAGDASVLAQEADEPECTDEATENGTEQQDETGENGAEDPNT